GATATTTTACTTGGCGTTTGGTTTGAAAAAACCAATTACCTCAAGGTAAAAAATTCCATTTTTCAGGAAATAAAACAACGTTTTGATGAAGAAGGAATAGAAATTCCGTTCCCGCATGTTACCTTGTACACCGGCGAAGCAACCAAACCATTTCCGGTTACAACTACTTCAGCAAAAAAGCAACAATCTTAAAGTTTATATAAAATCCGGGTTAAAATATTGCGGTGGATTCCCAGATAAGAAGCAATATGCTGGCGTTGTAATTTTTGTGCCAATTCGGGGTATTCTTCCAGGAATTTACGAATACGCTGTTCGGCATTTAGCGATTGGAAAGAGTGAATACGATCCATGGCCTGTATGTAACTTTCTTCGGCCAGAATTCGCACGGTACGCTCAAATTTATGATTGGAATCGAGTAGATTCTTAAACTCATCCTTTTCAATAAATATCAGCCTCGAATCTTCGTAAGCTCGAATTGCCTCGGATGAATCTTTTCCTAGTACAAAGCCACGGTGGTTGCTAACAATAAAATTATTAGGAGGAAAAAAGAATCGCGACACCCATTCAGTACCACTATCCGACAGATAGGAGGCGTACAACAATCCATCAATTAAAATGCCGAGCTTTTTATTCTTCTCGCCATAATTAATAAACAACTCCCCTTTTTTTAACACTACCGGTTGGTTCTTCAAATCAAAAGAATCAATCAGGCTCAGGGTGTGCTCAAATCGGGAAATTATTTTTTTTCTATCCATAATTTTTCTATCAACAACCTCTTATCAAAAAGGTAAAAAACCGAAGGCTATTTTTATTTTGAAAAATGCGTGTTAAACAACTTTAATCGTTTCTCGAGATCAGGAAACTGATTCGGCAGTACAAAGGATACGCAGGCCCTGATTCCTTCTTCTTCACTCCCCGTATTATCAAGGGCAATGGCGCTTATGCCGTAAAACAGCAGATTGGCTACCAGTTGGTTACCCGTCATTCCCGGGTATGCGATGGTAAAATAAAAGCCATCAGCAATAGGCACTCCTAAATCATTCTGATAAACTATTCGGAAACCATTTTCAAGAAACAGGCGTTTCATTTCTTTGGCACGTTCGCCATAAGCTTTTACCCCATCAACAAAATTAAACTCGCCATTATTAGCTGCTTTTAGCATGGCGGTTAAAGCCCACTGCGCCGAATGACTGGTTCCGGAAGATAAAGAATAAAGTAAACGAAGCGTGATTGTAGCACCAAAAGTTGTTCCTTTAAAACGTTCCTGTAAATCGGGGTAATCGCGATTAAACAGTTTATCGGAGATGGCCATGATACCAATTCGCTGACCGGCGTATGAAAATATTTTTGAGCTTGAAATAAAGAGTACATAGTTATCGGTGTAATTGGCAACCGATGGTTGAAAAGGTGCTTGTCCCGGTTTTGAGAAATCCGTTCTGAAATCCATTCCGAAATACGCCAGGTCTTCCATTACAATTACATCGTATTTGTTGGCCAATTCACCAATTATCTGCAATTCGGTATCGTTAAAGCAAATCCACGATGGGTTGTTTGGATTGGAGTAAACAATGGAATTAATGTTCCCTTTTTCAAGAAACGCCTCCAATTTGGCTTTTAGTTTTTCGCCTCTGAAATTAAAAACATCAAAGGTTTCGAATTTTTGCCCCAGCACCATCATTTGTTGCTTTTGCACCGGAAAACCAGGGTCGATAAAAAGCACCGTATCTTTTTTCTTATCGCAGTTTCCGGCAGCCATAAATGCGGCATAGGTTCCCTGCATCGATCCGGTAGTGGGAATACAACCGGCAGGAGCCA
Above is a genomic segment from uncultured Draconibacterium sp. containing:
- a CDS encoding Crp/Fnr family transcriptional regulator, whose product is MDRKKIISRFEHTLSLIDSFDLKNQPVVLKKGELFINYGEKNKKLGILIDGLLYASYLSDSGTEWVSRFFFPPNNFIVSNHRGFVLGKDSSEAIRAYEDSRLIFIEKDEFKNLLDSNHKFERTVRILAEESYIQAMDRIHSFQSLNAEQRIRKFLEEYPELAQKLQRQHIASYLGIHRNILTRILYKL
- a CDS encoding pyridoxal phosphate-dependent aminotransferase — protein: MNNSPLDKKLVEEKIAQLRIPDIGKASIREVVALVNLVEEASDFKYIRMEMGVPGLPPAKVGVEAEKEALDRGVSAIYPMVDGIKPLKEEASKFIKNFIDVDVAPAGCIPTTGSMQGTYAAFMAAGNCDKKKDTVLFIDPGFPVQKQQMMVLGQKFETFDVFNFRGEKLKAKLEAFLEKGNINSIVYSNPNNPSWICFNDTELQIIGELANKYDVIVMEDLAYFGMDFRTDFSKPGQAPFQPSVANYTDNYVLFISSSKIFSYAGQRIGIMAISDKLFNRDYPDLQERFKGTTFGATITLRLLYSLSSGTSHSAQWALTAMLKAANNGEFNFVDGVKAYGERAKEMKRLFLENGFRIVYQNDLGVPIADGFYFTIAYPGMTGNQLVANLLFYGISAIALDNTGSEEEGIRACVSFVLPNQFPDLEKRLKLFNTHFSK